The DNA region GCTCAATGCACATAGAACGCGCGTACGGACGAGTAAAGGAGTCGCACGAACCGTGAGGAGTCACGTAGTATGGGTGGTGAACCCTAGGGACGAATCGGTGGGTTCGGTAACGGTAGCTACTTGATGTTATGTTTCCTTCGGCGACTGTTGCAGCAGAAGCGGTGGAGGTTTTGAGAAGTAAAGAGAcgaaaagaagaaggatcaagATCGGACGGTGCTTATGAGTCGTCGTTTTCGTCATTCTTTGGTTTCcaagagagagcgagagagagagagagagagagaaagagagagagagagagagagagagagaaagtgagaagtGTGTTGTTCTTGGAGAAGGAAAAGTTTAAAAACTTGAGAGAGGGAAGAAAAATTTGGTGGATATACAAAAATTGGGATTTAAATGCAACACAGAAGATGCACATGAATCGATGTTATGACGGTTTGATTTAGTAAATGAGAGGGCAAAACTGGTTATACACAAATGTGGGTCACCTTTGCTTAGTTTCGTTTTCATAGACATAAATACCAACCCGTGAAACTTTATAGTATACATTTCCATCGATTTATTTCACTTTTTGTAGGCTGTAGCTTTTTACAATACGTACAAACTCATGGGTCTACTACGTATTTTACATGAAATGTGTAGACAAGAACCTTCGTACAAGAGAAGTAACAAGAGAACGC from Camelina sativa cultivar DH55 chromosome 3, Cs, whole genome shotgun sequence includes:
- the LOC104776624 gene encoding CLAVATA3/ESR (CLE)-related protein 9-like; the protein is MTKTTTHKHRPILILLLFVSLLLKTSTASAATVAEGNITSSSYRYRTHRFVPRVHHPYYVTPHGSCDSFTRPYARSMCIELQRIHRSSRKQPILSPPPPEIDPRYGVDKRLVPSGPNPLHN